The proteins below are encoded in one region of Sulfolobus sp. A20:
- a CDS encoding NAD(P)-binding protein, with the protein MSLSTLLEPIKIGDVQVKNRLAMSPMISNLGTPQGYPSEAHIAYLAERAKGGVGLIITEYTYVNNIDARGSVNELGLYSDELIPKFMRLTEVIHALGSKIFVQLVHVGRKTRRDIIWGNKPIAPSPIPIMDEVREMSKEDIERVKNDFINSAIRAKRAGFDGIELHGAHGYLIAQFLSPATNRRSDEYKEGVRFVEEILRGIKEKVKITVGIRLSVTEFDEQGLNPEIIADISKKLEKAGIDYIHLSAGRDGPLSSSMPFYYDRVSFLREAKIVKDEINIPLFLVGSILTLEDAIKAREVADVVVLGRQLLADPYWLKKNIKGLPIRPCIRCNQLCRGVVYREVRCDVNPELGWESLPPLEKGKGEVFVVGGGVMGLEASRVLALRGFTVTLYEKNDKLGGQFLLFKDPWKVREFSELINYYEKELKRLGVEIRLNKKWECSDDNCITAIPDYEIPQLPEVKGEKVLIDSNIYAYHDYAFELAKYNEVYITERSLQGLDRTRQYLLENMLIKAGVKFVKSKDNMRFDLEITKFLDDQPTIGKSIQKGYWLGRTYTTFSTA; encoded by the coding sequence ATGTCATTGTCAACACTACTTGAACCAATAAAGATAGGAGACGTTCAAGTTAAGAATAGGTTAGCAATGTCACCGATGATAAGTAACCTAGGCACGCCTCAAGGATATCCTAGTGAGGCTCACATAGCATATTTAGCGGAGAGGGCTAAGGGAGGAGTTGGACTGATAATCACGGAATACACTTACGTCAATAACATCGATGCTAGGGGCTCAGTGAATGAATTAGGACTTTACTCAGATGAATTAATCCCAAAGTTCATGAGATTAACTGAGGTAATACATGCATTGGGAAGTAAGATTTTTGTTCAATTAGTTCACGTTGGTAGAAAAACCAGAAGGGATATTATTTGGGGAAATAAGCCAATAGCACCAAGCCCAATACCAATAATGGATGAAGTAAGGGAAATGAGTAAAGAGGATATAGAAAGAGTCAAGAACGACTTCATTAATTCAGCTATTAGAGCTAAGAGGGCTGGATTTGATGGAATAGAGTTACATGGAGCACACGGTTACCTGATAGCACAATTCCTGTCTCCAGCTACTAATCGTAGGAGTGATGAATATAAGGAAGGTGTTAGGTTTGTTGAGGAGATTTTAAGAGGGATAAAAGAGAAAGTAAAAATCACAGTAGGAATAAGGTTGAGCGTTACTGAATTTGACGAACAGGGATTGAATCCGGAGATTATTGCTGATATAAGCAAAAAACTTGAGAAAGCAGGAATCGATTACATACATTTGTCAGCAGGTAGAGATGGTCCATTGTCTTCTAGTATGCCGTTCTACTATGATAGAGTATCCTTCTTAAGGGAGGCTAAAATAGTTAAGGATGAAATTAACATTCCATTATTCTTAGTTGGCTCAATATTAACTTTAGAAGACGCTATAAAAGCTAGAGAAGTAGCTGACGTTGTAGTGTTAGGTAGGCAACTATTGGCTGATCCTTATTGGCTTAAGAAGAACATTAAGGGTCTACCTATAAGACCTTGCATTAGGTGCAACCAACTGTGTAGGGGTGTAGTATATAGAGAAGTTAGATGTGATGTTAATCCAGAATTAGGCTGGGAATCATTACCTCCTCTAGAGAAAGGTAAAGGAGAAGTGTTTGTAGTTGGAGGAGGAGTGATGGGGTTAGAAGCCTCTAGAGTGTTAGCCCTAAGAGGATTTACAGTAACTTTGTATGAGAAGAACGATAAGTTAGGTGGACAATTCTTACTCTTTAAAGATCCGTGGAAGGTAAGAGAATTCAGTGAACTTATAAACTATTATGAAAAGGAATTGAAAAGGCTGGGAGTAGAGATAAGACTTAATAAGAAATGGGAGTGTAGTGACGATAATTGTATTACTGCTATCCCAGATTATGAAATACCTCAATTGCCAGAAGTAAAGGGGGAGAAAGTGTTAATTGACTCAAATATTTACGCATATCATGATTACGCTTTTGAATTAGCTAAATATAATGAAGTATATATTACAGAGAGATCATTGCAAGGATTGGACAGAACTAGGCAATACTTGCTAGAGAATATGTTGATTAAAGCTGGAGTAAAGTT